From the genome of Brassica oleracea var. oleracea cultivar TO1000 chromosome C4, BOL, whole genome shotgun sequence:
GTACAATGTAATCCGCTATTTCTGCGTCAAATTCAGGCACACCCACACACACTGTAGGGAAAATCAGGTCAAAGTTTCGCTCAGATTATCTTATCTTTTAGAACACAGTTGATATTTAAGCACATTAGCTTATGAGATTTTCTGAATAGATGACCCTAATGTCGTGTATAGAATAATAAATAAACAAACAAAAATATTACTTTATTTATGGAATAGACCTATTTTTTACTTCATTATAGAGTAAAAATAAATTGAGATCGGAACATAAACCCATTAATTTTTAATATAATGTAATGGACTTCCAATTTTTTAATATCATAAGTCCATTACTTTTTTTCATAACTTACTGCAATCCATGTTTTCAAACATTACTATTTTTTTTTAACTGCTATATATATTGCCAAAGAAAAGCTTAAAGTATTGATACAGCGGTGAGATAAGTACACAAATTGAAAATGTGGCTGTGCCCGCGTGGACTTAAGCTGAATAAAGAGAATCTCCTAGATTTACTTAAACTAGAGATAACCTTGTGAGATTCGATTCACTTTTAGTTAGGTTCAAACTTATATTATTATTACCGTTTAAGAATGCGAAGATAAGTACGATTTACCAAGAAAAAAGGAAATTTGCATTTTAGTTTGTCCGTGTAGGAATAGCTCAATGAAATAGCTATATAAACTGTCCCTTTCTCATCCTCCTTTCTCATTAGCATCTTCTTATTTGTTGTTTATTATATTTCTTTTCCTTTTTTTTTTTCCAGAGAGATTTTGATTCATCGCCAAGAAAAAGAAAAGAAACTCTGCTTATCGAGGAGAAAGATGGCGACCAATGATGATGATGCTAACAAAAGCGTCGAGGGTACGGAGGCAGGAGAGAAGAGATGTTTTGATCTTTTTGCGATGTTGCTTCTCGCTTGCGGTGACGATGAAACAAGAGCGAAACGAGGACAAGACGTGCAAAAGAGAAACATGCTCATGATCGACACTATTACTAATGCTGCCACCAACACTTTCTTGCTAGGCAAGCGAAAGATTGATGATGAGTCCAAGAATCAACAACACATTGCTTCTTCGAGTTTGGAAGAGTCAAAGAGGCGTCGTGTGGTGGAGTCTAACGACGAACCCATCAGAGCAGAACCTATTAGAGAAATTAAGCCTCCGGTTAAGGAAAGAAAGCGACCGGTTAAAAGAAAGGCGCCAGTCAGAAAGGAACCGGTTAGAAGAGAACCACCGGTGGTGACTCCGGGATGGGTGGTTGACCTAATGAAGACATTCAAAGGTCGTGAGGGGGATGCGAAGATGATATTTGAGAAGGCGATGACGAAGACAGATGTCACAACAAACGAAGGACGTCTCTTGATGCCCTTTAACCAAATGGCTGATATGCACTTTTTGACCGAGGCGGAGTGGAAGATCCTAGAGGAGCATCACAAACACAAGAGAGATGTTAAAAAAGGAGTTAACGTTGATGAGAAAAGAAAAGGAGTTGATGTCATCTTGTTGCGTCGTAATGGTAATAACAAGGGATGGGAGCTTAACCTGAGGATATGGGAGATGAGGTCTAGTTTCAACTACGCCTTGTGTACTGGTTGGAACCAGCTCGTCCGCGATAACGGCCTCCACACGAACCAGACTATTACCCTCTGGTCCTTCCATTCCCGTGATGGCACTCTCTACTTTGCTTTCGATCTTCCCACTCAAGATGAACAAGGTATGGCTCTAGCTCTGGTTCCAGTTACATCTTCATCCATGGATATGGTTGAAATCTCTGAGGAGAATCCGTTTGCGTGTGAAGAGGCAAACAGGAGACTTTATCAATTTATAAGGAGTAGCAGAACTCCTCGCGTTTGTGTTCAAATCATAACAAATGATTCTTCTGGCAACCTCAACCTACTCGAGGGTGGTTTGGATCTAAACAGAACACCACCTGAAGAGTGCACTGAGATGGATTCTGATCTCGAGGCTGTACAAGAGACGACCTCACAGGAATCCCTCACTGAGACCTCACTAGTATCCTGGAGGTTCCTCATAGAAACAGCTGTGCTCTATGTGACTTAAATCTTTGTATTATTCTAAACCCTAGCTCTCTATTGGCCACGTCATGCAAGTAGTTTATTTCTTAGGCATTCAAAAGGTTTTCTTATTGTTTTAGTTTTTTGGTCCACTACTACTATACTCTTGGAGTGTTGTAGCTTCCTTAATCGGATGATAAACAATGTTTATTTTTGGCAATTGTATTTCAGTAATCATTAAGTAAATGCTTTAACCAGATAAGATCAGGATAAACAAATTAACTACACAAGGAAAGATAATCCTACGTAAATTCAATGCAACAAAGAAACAACACTTGATGAGTGACAATAAACAGACTAATTTTTATTTTCTTTTTAAATTAAAATTAATTTCAGTCAAAAACGTTTTTACAATAGATGTGGCTTTGTTGTCAAAAATCTAACAAGGATCATAGTTGCTGATATCCCAAACTTCTTGTTGCAAACCAGATGGCCATTGCACCTGTATATTTGCTGTACTTCATTCTGTGGAGAGTTGAGAGCTTGTTCCTCGCACGTTCTTGTCGATGTACTTTGCCATTTGGTGGAAGAGAGTGAGATTTTTTTTTTGTCACAGAAATTTCATTTAAACTAAGAAATAGAAAATTGGTCCAAAGATGACCCAACTCTTGAAGTACATTACAAAGATAAGAAGGCTTGAAGAGCCTTTTTTTGCTAAAACATCGGCTGAAATGATTACCGAACTAGAGAAGGAGAATAATGCAAAACCAGAGGAGATCGAACGGATGTCTTTCACAAAACCGATGATTTCATTAGACTGGAAGTTGCCGGAGATAACTCTGATGAGCGTTGAATTGTTGGAGAAATTTTTTGAGTT
Proteins encoded in this window:
- the LOC106341334 gene encoding B3 domain-containing protein At2g31720-like, producing MATNDDDANKSVEGTEAGEKRCFDLFAMLLLACGDDETRAKRGQDVQKRNMLMIDTITNAATNTFLLGKRKIDDESKNQQHIASSSLEESKRRRVVESNDEPIRAEPIREIKPPVKERKRPVKRKAPVRKEPVRREPPVVTPGWVVDLMKTFKGREGDAKMIFEKAMTKTDVTTNEGRLLMPFNQMADMHFLTEAEWKILEEHHKHKRDVKKGVNVDEKRKGVDVILLRRNGNNKGWELNLRIWEMRSSFNYALCTGWNQLVRDNGLHTNQTITLWSFHSRDGTLYFAFDLPTQDEQGMALALVPVTSSSMDMVEISEENPFACEEANRRLYQFIRSSRTPRVCVQIITNDSSGNLNLLEGGLDLNRTPPEECTEMDSDLEAVQETTSQESLTETSLVSWRFLIETAVLYVT